TGGAagacatttttcgatttttaaatattctgagtTATTTTCTTCTAGTTCGAAAGATCGTATCCATACTATTAGCATgttttaatataagatttatttttcttcattccaCGCCAATTTTCGTGTGGAAAAAATGTTTGCTTGTAATTAACGAATTTCGTAAAGTGTAACGTACAGTAACCTACGTtaatttactaggcagtctgataagtacctgaaaattctaagagatggcattactattcactaatgtgaaccactttcgtcgagcttgatccttcaaatgacgcctgtcaaaacttcagccatttatgtttacgcatttacaagttacagcactgaNNNNNNNNNNNNNNNNNNNNNNNNNNNNNNNNNNNNNNNNNNNNNNNNNNNNNNNNNNNNNNNNNNNNNNNNNNNNNNNNNNNNNNNNNNNNNNNNNNNNcgctgtatcgacctaaaaggagagtatattgaaaaataaaaccgactttggccaaaaaaacgtctccgtgtttcatttttcagggacttatcagactgcctattaCAATAAAGTTACTCAAAAATAGTAAAGCGTTAAGgctaactttataaaaaaaagtaactcgttGCTGTTACTAAAAAATGGGACGTTCCGGGTAACGCGTTACTGTCAAACActgcaaataatataaaagcacaTTCTCTGATACACGTTACACATATCaataattttacagaatgttatcAATATTGCCTGACGTTAATTGAGGGGCCCAATTCTATAaccgagaattaatttttttcgctgaacgTCTTTGtccttttgaaacttttcaaacaagtttcgaatttaattttaaaagtatatgttCTTACTAGTAAATAAAGCCAAAAACCTACTTTTTTAGAACGccaattttaatttgtcttgttttATTTCAACTGAACATAATTCAGGcagttctttcaatttttaaatgaaatttacagaaaatattctTTATGTTGTTCTATGAATGTTAGAATAAATAACATAtgcacattttttcaagtaaGAGTTATACACTTTTACCTTAGCCATTGCATAAATCATTGCATAAATCTCGTTAAAAAAGtatattcatagaaaaaaaatcgaaatgtgcatttgtttacagaaatggTTTGAATAACTAACAGctattgttaatttgaaaaatataaaagcatGAATTCACTGAAGACATATTTAGTCGATTCCGTAAAAACCATTGAATCTATTCATCAAAGAATGATAAACATagggatttgtttaaataaataatgtctgTAAGTGTAAAAAGCGGGTGTcgggtttattttcaaaatggcaaCAGCTACAACTttcttattcaaagaaaaaaagatgcatcattaaatttattataagaatatatagctttaaaattaaaactcgaaACTTGTTTGAAAAGTGTTCGGAGGCCAACGCCCCTCAGTGAGAAACATGTGCGGATGTTTATAGAATCCGGATCCTCAATGAATAATAAGAATTCCGATGTACTTTTCATTTATACATTTTGTATATGCTTCACaaatacgatttaaaataatatgaacaTATTAATTTAAAGCTTACTAAGCTGACAAACATAAATAATCGTAAACGTATCAATATAGCAGAAAGCATACTCGATGTCGGTGTTCTAGTCCTTTTTTATGTCATCAGAAAATCCATAAAATCTCTCATAATATCTAATTTGTCCAGAGCTCTCAAACTATAAAATGGATCGAGAGCCATCGACATCTTTTGTACGAATTTGAAGACTTCAGTCTTTCTTtgtcgatttgaaatttttataaaataccctCGCACACAATGTATatgataatgttaaattttttaaagtttagagtGCTTCAAGTTAATGTGAATATCACAAACTTTGTATACTGGTATAGCATAACGTTTTTAACGTTTCGTCAAcagacgtaaatattttttctaaaaacgcaATTTCGTCTTTCCTAATCTATATAcgaatataattttgattttaaatcatcATCGAAATATTGACTAGGTCAAGTAATACTGCGCATTTTTGAAGGAAGTGACGATTggtaatttcgtaaattttgaattGCATGCATTTCTAATGCAGATATAGTATCATGGTATCTTTGGATCGTATTGAAAAAACTTGTTGTTTTAAACATCAAAAAGGATATTCTCgagtatataaaataattttaaataaatataaaacagtgCAAATAGCTTTTTGCATGATAGCGTATTTACTGTAAAGTACAGCCGCTTTCATTTTTTGGTTCCTTACTCGTTTGATGAACTGCTTCTTCTTTTACTGGAGGCAAATCTCGTTCACTGCTAGTTTTTGCAGGTGATACTCCAACTAAAGAGGGATAGGTGCCCAAATTCCAGAGAGAGTTAGGCGTGGGCATTTGAAAGTCGATAGGACTTACTAAACCAAATGTCGCTTTAGTATCCAGTGCTGGTACCTCTCCTGGAATCGTGTGATGATATCTAAAgaacaaaagttataaatattagaCACAAATATTTCTGAGAGATCACCCTTAAACTACTTTACCCAATTTTGGGATATTTATTTTGAACTGgtcgaattcaaataaaaaacgtcaatttttaacaaaatagttaaatcctcaaataaATCAATAACTTCTCAAAACaggagattcattttttactaaaaaatacgaatatttaacaaaatacatgaattatcaacaaaaaaaatttatttttagccaagaagttaattttttaaataagtaatttaatttttaacaaaataactcaattttctaccaataatagttgaattttcaactaaaaaggttaagttttcaacccaaaaatggaagttagattgtcaatttataaaattaactttcaacagaaaaatgaattttcttccaattaaatttaaaagacaaaCTTTTGACGAAATAGTCGAATCGACAGCCAAACatatgaataaaaaagaagattaattttataaccaaaatgaagaaatttcaacaaaatatataaattttaaacaaaaaaagtttacgtTGAAAACTGACactatagattttcaacaaaaatgttaattttctgctaattagttgagttttcgaatagtttaatttttaacaaaaacaggtaagttttcaaccaaaaattaattatttttcaattaaaatgaaataagaaagacgatttattgttaaaatagttgaatccgcagccaaaaagatgaacttttaaaaaagagattaattttgtacacaaaaagacgaatattctacaaaatatttatatttttcaaccgaaactatgagttttcaacaagaaagttagttttctaccaagcagtttataaaatatacaaattttcaagaaaatacaagaattttacacaaaaaaaggtttaattttcaacatgacactatggtttttcaacaaaaaaagttaattttctgccaaaaagttgatttttcaaataaattgtttaattttttaacaaaataggtaaattttctaccaaaagagttgaactttccattaaaaaatatactttttcaatcaaaaacggaacagctaaattttcaatttaagaaactattttccaaccaaaaaaatgaatttttttccagttaaattaaaccaaaaaacgtgaattttttataaaatagttcaatccacatttaaaatgataaataaaaaaaatacgactttatatcgaaaaagacgaacttttaacaaagtatacgaattttacacaaaaaagtttaatttcccacCTAATATTATAGATCctcaacaaaatgttaattttttgccaagtagttaatatttcgaataaatagtttgatttttaacaaaattgttgaatttttaactaaaaaaaaagttttcaacaaaaaatggaatagttcaattttcaatttcaaaaattaattttttcccatttgaattaaaccaaaaaacaaaaaaataattttgaacaaaatatttaaatctatagccagaaagatgaatttaaaaaaagaagattaattttgtacccaaaaagaaaatttttccacaaaatatttatattttgcgtccaaaactatgaattttcatcaagaaacttaattttctaccaagtcatttgtaaaataaaatatctatatACGAATATAATATATTCgtatataaatattgaaagtaCATATTGTTTACTTGCAAGTAAAAAcgatgtattttctaaaaaaaagcaattcatttttgaattcaaaaataatattttttaactaaagggtTAATTTGcatcaataatatttaattttattctaaattgttgaattttcaagccagaaaaaattttcaacaaaacagttgaatctgtaacaaagtacatgcattttaagccaagtaaatgaatttcaaattattaataaaattttttaaccaataatggattagttatattttcagtttgaaaaaactggttaaattttccattctgaagataaattttttactcaaattgtaaatattcataaaaaaattgatttttaacaatgtagttcaattttcaacctggtagtttaatttttgactgaataagattatgaacgaaaatttaatacaataaaaaaatacgaatattcaacaaaatagttaaagtttaaacgagagagatgaatttttaacgaaaaagattaatttttaactgaagaaaatacattctctactaaaaaatacgaatttttaactaaaaaaagataacatttaaccaaatagttgaatttctaactaaaaaaagataaaatttcaattacaaatctaaagttaaattttcagttgaaaacgagttaatttttaattaaatagttaaattttgaaccaagtattacagtttttaatgaaacaaaaatttaaacgaaaattcgaGAAAAGAGAGAGTTTCTGAAATAGGAAAgtcattttcaaacataataagtTAGGTATTATGGAAGTGTACGTTGCAGGAACATCTTTTGCAAAAATCGCAAACTTTCTTCAAATCTATCGTCAAtcggtaacgtagtttatggagaATCCCTGAGATATATTTTTAGaccaaatttcaaaagaatttaattcctAGCTGATAATTACATTAAACCGTTTTCTCGATTGCCCTTGTCCAGTGCAAGTTTGACAGACGGCGCCAATCTTTTGAAAACAGCGTGCTGATCCACTTTAACGCGCGATGCAGGTCCGTTTGTTTTTGCGTACACTTGACAAAGTGCTTTTGCTTTATTCAAGCAACTTTCACTCTCCTGTAGCGCTTTTATCGCCTCGCCGCATTTATCCATACTCAGTAGATTTATTCCACAGTAGTTGTAAGCCTAAAACAATTCAGATTTCGGGTCTTTGATTCTCCTCTCCCCTACCAAATTGTACAGTTTAATTAACTTCTTACATAAGATTGATAAAAGGCTGCTTTCAGCTCCAAGTACTTGATCCACTGCATGGAGATTTCAGGTTTAAAAGGTCGCAGAGTATTGGCGGCGTCGAGAAATAATTTACTCGTCTCGTTTGCCAAAGCAGATATCAAGCTCGGATTGTGTTTTAATTCGATTGCTCTGGCAACCG
This Belonocnema kinseyi isolate 2016_QV_RU_SX_M_011 chromosome 3, B_treatae_v1, whole genome shotgun sequence DNA region includes the following protein-coding sequences:
- the LOC117168690 gene encoding BRO1 domain-containing protein BROX-like, with translation MAHWFHRNSLKATTNHKFELKIPHPTDATKKLLSDLKISRARLLDLIRNANNTSDTIDPAFLSYLSLLYGFMWEVEKADEEGQQFGRPNPSKLRSVFGFKWTHTLLGSTTRTSADSIYEAANMSMNIGLWFMKHAAMIAAKDDISMDEAKDVHTMLRRAAGIFTFVQTEFLPQLLNPPILGSDLDPRVINAYINQCTAEAQEVTVARAIELKHNPSLISALANETSKLFLDAANTLRPFKPEISMQWIKYLELKAAFYQSYAYNYCGINLLSMDKCGEAIKALQESESCLNKAKALCQVYAKTNGPASRVKVDQHAVFKRLAPSVKLALDKGNRENGLIYHHTIPGEVPALDTKATFGLVSPIDFQMPTPNSLWNLGTYPSLVGVSPAKTSSERDLPPVKEEAVHQTSKEPKNESGCTLQ